A single window of Nicotiana sylvestris chromosome 5, ASM39365v2, whole genome shotgun sequence DNA harbors:
- the LOC104221082 gene encoding extensin-like, translating into MAEMYQAWAKGQPPPVYPANPAFIPPLAQSQDHPATDSSPRFPIYQYYQSTTSQTPPAPPPKPVPYPPPPSTPIFVAPPPATLHKSSSEPLFPTHDNQYYPPEPTFKAPEPYSYTPRFDLPVEAEKPSKNPEQEEIFRKV; encoded by the coding sequence atggccgaaatgtaccaggcatgggcaaaagggcaacCACCACCAGTTTACCCCGCTAACCCTGCCTtcatcccaccattggctcagtctcaggatcatcctgccaccgatTCGTCCCCGAGATTTCCCATTTACCAATATTACCAGAGCACAACTTCCCAAACACCaccagctccaccacccaaaccagttccataccctcctccaccatccACTCCTATTTTCGTGGCGCCCCCTcccgctacactccacaaatcctCCAGCGAGCCTTTGTTCCCCACTCATGATAATcagtattaccccccggagcccactttcaaagctccagaacccTATTCATACAcacctcgttttgatctccctgtGGAGGCTGAGAAACcatccaaaaatcccgaacaagAGGAGATATTCAGGAAAGTTTAA